In a single window of the Elaeis guineensis isolate ETL-2024a chromosome 6, EG11, whole genome shotgun sequence genome:
- the LOC140858773 gene encoding uncharacterized protein: MEPWVLGVLYASTSSIHRRDAWTQVQAVQALRLDMPFIGDFNCVLQLEDKRGGKPFQMSKDVQELRAFIDQIGLPDLGFQGPSYTWCNNQMGVAHVWERLDWAFASSGWLDSYPESIIFHLLRFASDYCPLLLIVKSHRLSGPRPFRFEKFWLSNFDVHKIVKKARVYSSDQSPYIRLSIRCLKPKRLFKGGIL, encoded by the coding sequence ATGGAGCCCTGGGTGTTGGGTGTGTTATATGCAAGTACTTCTAGTATTCATCGTCGGGATGCTTGGACTCAAGTGCAAGCTGTCCAAGCATTAAGGCTTGATATGCCGTTTATAGGTGACTTTAATTGTGTCCTCCAATTGGAGGACAAACGGGGTGGCAAGCCCTTTCAGATGTCTAAGGATGTTCAAGAACTTAGAGCCTTCATTGATCAAATTGGGTTGCCTGATTTGGGGTTTCAAGGGCCTTCTTACACTTGGTGTAATAACCAAATGGGAGTTGCTCATGTTTGGGAGAGGCTGGACTGGGCCTTTGCTTCTTCGGGTTGGTTGGATAGCTATCCAGAATCTATTATTTTTCACCTTCTCCGATTTGCCTCAGATTATTGCCCCTTGTTACTTATTGTCAAGTCTCATCGTCTAAGTGGTCCTAGACCATTTAGATTTGAGAAGTTCTGGTTATCTAATTTTGATGTTCATAAGATAGTCAAGAAGGCTCGAGTGTATTCTTCTGATCAATCTCCCTACATTCGTTTGTCTATTCGCTGTCTAAAGCCAAAAAGGCTCTTCAAAGGTGGAATTCTATGA